The Eublepharis macularius isolate TG4126 chromosome 3, MPM_Emac_v1.0, whole genome shotgun sequence genome has a window encoding:
- the LOC129326354 gene encoding olfactory receptor 2AT4-like yields MENCNFTGYVRYFFIVGFPNLQDHQVPLFFVFLVFYLLILASNLTIIMAVVLDPKLHKPMYFFLTNLSVLDILLTTTTIPKMLAMFLADSRLISAHGCFLQMYFFHGLAVTETFLLVVMSYDRYEAICHPLHYTVRMTKRGNIQLAASAWVSALLVPIPAVVQSSQLVFSGTPKVYHCFCDHLAVVQAACQNSYANFQNFLGFSIAMIVSFVPLLLVSISYTCIILSILRISSKDGRSKAFSTCSSHLIVVTTYYSSIAMAYLSYRADIPLDVHIMSNVVFAILTPLVNPLIYTLRNQEVKSAVKKIVVPKILHHY; encoded by the coding sequence ATGGAGAACTGCAACTTCACTGGCTATGTCCGATATTTTTTCATCGTTGGCTTTCCCAATCTTCAAGACCACCAGgtccccctcttttttgtcttCTTGGTATTTTACCTGCTAATCCTTGCTAGTAACTTGACTATCATCATGGCCGTTGTCCTAGATCCAAAGCTGCATAAGCCCATGTACTTTTTCCTGACCAACCTTTCTGTCTTAGACATTCTGCTCACAACAACCACCATCCCCAAAATGTTGGCTATGTTCCTAGCCGATTCGAGATTGATCTCTGCTCATGGCTGTTTCTTGCAGATGTATTTCTTCCACGGCCTGGCAGTAACCGAAACGTTCCTGCTTGTGGTCATGTCCTATGACCGCTATGAGGCTATCTGCCATCCTTTGCATTACACGGTCCGAATGACAAAGAGAGGAAATATCCAGCTGGCAGCCAGTGCCTGGGTGTCCGCGCTCTTGGTCCCCATCCCAGCGGTTGTCCAGTCCTCTCAGCTCGTGTTTAGTGGAACGCCCAAAGTTTACCATTGCTTTTGTGACCACTTGGCGGTAGTCCAAGCCGCTTGCCAAAACTCCTATGCCAATTTCCAGAATTTTCTGGGCTTTAGTATTGCTATGATTGTCTCCTTTGTCCCCCTTTTGCTCGTCTCCATCTCCTACACCTGCATCATTCTCTCCATCTTGAGGATCAGCTCCAAAGATGGGCGGAGTAAGGCCTTTTCCACCTGTTCCTCCCATCTGATTGTGGTCACCACCTATTATTCATCCATTGCTATGGCGTACCTTTCCTACAGAGCGGATATACCTCTCGATGTGCACATCATGAGTAATGTGGTGTTTGCTATTTTGACCCCTTTGGTCAATCCTCTAATTTACACCCTGAGAAATCAAGAAGTCAAAAGTGCTGTGAAAAAAATCGTTGTTCCCAAAATTCTTCATCATTACTAG
- the LOC129326355 gene encoding olfactory receptor 2AT4-like, with the protein MANCNGSTLAKEFLLAGLPALHNYHNLLFVLFLSFYLLILIGNLAIISVIVAEEKLHKPMYFFLTNLSVLDILFTTTTIPKMLAMFLVDAKSISPPACFLQMYCFHSLTVTEAFLLVVMAYDRYEAICNPLHYPVKMTKRMNIQLAASSWLVAFLVPVPVIIETSNLGFGERTLVYHCFCDHLAVVRAACSNSDSNLQKFVGFSIAMTISVTPLILVVVSYIHIILSVLRISSKEGRSKAFSTCSSHLIVVGTYYFSITVAYASYQANMPLDIQVLSTVTFAILTPLLNPLIYTLRNKEVKSTLEKFILLRIPSVLQKNCLI; encoded by the coding sequence ATGGCCAACTGCAACGGCAGTACTTTGGCAAAGGAGTTTTTGCTGGCCGGACTTCCCGCTCTGCATAACTATCACAACctgctgtttgttttgtttctgtcatTCTACCTGCTAATACTGATTGGCAATTTAGCAATCATCTCTGTCATTGTGGCGGAGGAAAAACTCCACAAgcccatgtacttcttcctaaCCAATCTCTCTGTGCTAGACATCCTGTTCACTACGACAACCATTCCCAAAATGCTGGCCATGTTTCTGGTTGATGCAAAATCCATTTCTCCCCCGGCTTGCTTCCTGCAGATGTATTGCTTCCACAGCCTAACTGTGACCGAAGCTTTCCTCCTTGTCGTCATGGCCTATGACCGTTACGAAGCCATTTGTAACCCTTTGCATTACCCGGTCAAAATGACAAAAAGAATGAATATCCAGCTGGCAGCCAGCTCTTGGCTAGTGGCTTTCTTGGTTCCTGTCCCAGTCATCATTGAAACGTCTAATTTAGGATTTGGTGAAAGAACTCTGGTCTACCACTGCTTTTGTGACCACCTGGCTGTGGTCCGGGCAGCGTGTTCCAattcagattcaaatctccagaaGTTCGTAGGGTTTTCAATTGCTATGACGATCTCCGTCACCCCTTTGATCCTCGTGGTTGTATCCTACATCCACATCATTCTCTCGGTCTTGAGGATCAGTTCCAAAGAAGGACGTAGTAAGGCCTTTTCCACTTGCTCTTCTCACCTGATTGTGGTTGGAACGTACTACTTCTCTATTACCGTGGCCTATGCCTCATACCAGGCGAACATGCCCCTTGATATCCAAGTCTTGAGCACTGTAACTTTCGCCATTTTAACCCCACTGTTAAACCCACTTATTTATACCCTGAGAAACAAGGAAGTCAAAAGCACACTGGAAAAGTTCATCTTGCTCAGAATTCCCTCTGTTTTGCAAAAGAACTGTTTAATTTGA